Proteins from one Patescibacteria group bacterium genomic window:
- a CDS encoding C1 family peptidase, producing MFLSKKFLALIIFILISSPILATNDNNIFSSDFTNPKEELLTGTANPAATYCESLGYSYEIRGSEGFCIFEDGECPEWDFYSGECGVEHNYCSQNGYETLTKDDGDVFSKDYSVCIKDGKEIGTVVKLANIEEKSIKSEVIIPLDTSHTTYTSTTAPSSFDWRNYNGYNWITPVKNQANCGSCWAFAAVGLTEAMHNIVKNNPNLDLDLSEEELVSDCFGGPDRDCCGGPMGSAVQYIIDSGISSESCKPYISNTCSCGGGSCSSCAYPSICSNSICSRCLDELTYLDERSYISDNPAVIKEEISTRGPLATSIGMVGGFDANDIYRCDDDSKLGHAVVIVGYDDADGYWIVKNSWGSTWGPANDGYFKVGYGECGIERFPMYADTNNICGQILTEDITLTKDISCNDQVFRIGADDVTIDCDGHEIKHDGTGYSLYSNGYSGLTIKNCDLDVSTVGISLGSGLEISNNNIYNGVLEVDSLDNAVLKNNLVRDEVRFVNNAHSVVENNEFSFFEPDELALLLEDSDHSVVSGNTFFGTGNLISLKGSDYLVKENEFYYANTAIEMENVLYSNIITNTIDADHPINIGSGNNNYIYGNTFSSGNCIDDGTNYWNSSLQGNWWYDFESNPGYPYQYTISGTGGSADYLPNGGDIDGDGIINLEDNCPIDYNPAQKDVDQDGEGNVCDPLQCGDHIYEDYIMEEDILNCPSDAALTIETSSITFDCAGHTIDGDSSEKGIWIRNCEEVAVKNCVLAGFEYGIESSDSIDIELSENDVSMSTKGIELNNTEAEVWNNYLHENSYYGIRLYLSDAYVHDNEIMQNVVGVLIMINHDSLISDNIISKNSQGMHLERSSNNEIYNNTINENSQYGVYIKDSNDNLFWSNIFDNAVNVFHKDDSSNNIWNSSIGNWWGDFESNPGYPEYYNVYGDDVDYKPMYDGDLDGYWTWEDCDDSNSNVNPGMEENCSTSYDDNCDGIINEGCSYPKIILRPFKEISK from the coding sequence ATGTTTTTATCAAAAAAATTTTTAGCGTTAATTATCTTTATTCTTATATCTAGCCCTATTTTAGCTACTAATGATAATAATATTTTTTCTTCTGATTTTACAAATCCAAAAGAAGAACTATTAACAGGAACAGCTAATCCTGCCGCTACATACTGCGAATCATTAGGATATTCTTATGAAATCAGAGGTTCAGAAGGATTCTGCATATTTGAAGATGGAGAATGCCCTGAATGGGATTTTTATTCAGGAGAATGCGGTGTTGAACATAATTACTGCAGCCAGAACGGATATGAAACCTTAACTAAAGATGATGGTGATGTTTTTTCTAAAGACTACTCTGTTTGTATTAAAGATGGAAAAGAGATAGGAACTGTAGTCAAGTTGGCCAATATTGAAGAAAAATCCATCAAGTCAGAAGTTATAATCCCTTTAGACACTTCACATACAACATATACATCTACTACAGCGCCTTCCAGTTTTGACTGGAGGAACTACAATGGATACAATTGGATAACTCCTGTCAAGAACCAGGCAAACTGCGGAAGCTGCTGGGCATTTGCAGCAGTAGGTTTAACTGAGGCCATGCACAACATAGTGAAAAACAATCCTAATCTTGACCTGGACCTTTCAGAAGAAGAGCTTGTATCGGACTGTTTTGGTGGTCCTGACCGCGACTGCTGCGGCGGTCCAATGGGATCAGCAGTGCAATATATCATCGATTCAGGAATCAGTTCAGAATCATGCAAGCCCTATATCTCAAACACATGTAGTTGTGGTGGTGGTTCATGCAGTTCTTGCGCCTATCCTTCAATATGCAGCAACAGCATATGCAGCAGATGTCTTGATGAGCTTACATATCTGGATGAGAGATCATATATTTCAGATAATCCTGCTGTTATAAAAGAAGAAATTTCTACAAGAGGACCCTTAGCAACATCGATTGGCATGGTTGGTGGTTTTGATGCTAACGACATTTACCGTTGTGATGATGATTCAAAACTGGGCCACGCAGTTGTAATTGTAGGATATGATGATGCTGACGGTTATTGGATTGTAAAGAATTCTTGGGGCAGTACTTGGGGACCTGCTAACGATGGTTATTTCAAAGTAGGCTATGGAGAATGCGGCATAGAAAGGTTCCCTATGTATGCAGACACAAATAACATATGCGGCCAAATACTGACTGAGGATATAACCCTTACAAAAGACATCTCCTGCAATGATCAGGTATTCAGAATAGGAGCAGATGACGTTACGATAGACTGTGATGGACATGAGATAAAACACGATGGTACTGGTTACAGCCTATACTCAAATGGTTATTCAGGCCTTACTATTAAAAACTGTGATCTAGATGTCAGCACTGTAGGCATTTCGTTAGGTTCAGGACTTGAAATATCAAATAATAATATTTATAATGGAGTTTTAGAAGTCGACTCGTTAGATAATGCTGTTTTGAAAAACAATCTAGTTAGAGATGAAGTAAGATTTGTAAACAATGCTCATTCTGTTGTAGAAAACAATGAGTTCAGCTTTTTTGAACCTGATGAATTGGCTCTCTTGTTGGAAGATTCTGATCATTCAGTTGTTTCGGGCAATACCTTTTTTGGAACTGGCAATTTGATAAGTTTAAAGGGAAGTGATTATCTAGTAAAAGAAAATGAATTTTACTACGCAAACACAGCAATTGAGATGGAGAATGTTTTATATTCAAACATTATAACCAACACAATAGATGCTGATCACCCAATAAACATCGGTTCAGGAAATAACAACTACATCTATGGAAATACTTTCTCCTCAGGTAATTGTATAGATGATGGAACAAACTACTGGAATTCAAGTCTTCAAGGTAACTGGTGGTACGACTTTGAATCCAATCCAGGCTATCCTTACCAATACACTATTAGTGGAACAGGAGGCTCTGCTGATTATCTTCCAAACGGAGGCGATATTGACGGAGACGGCATTATCAACCTAGAAGATAACTGTCCTATTGATTACAATCCTGCACAAAAAGATGTTGATCAGGATGGAGAGGGAAATGTGTGCGACCCTCTGCAGTGTGGGGATCATATTTATGAAGATTATATAATGGAAGAGGATATATTGAACTGTCCATCTGATGCGGCTTTGACAATAGAAACGTCCAGCATAACATTTGACTGTGCAGGACATACTATTGATGGTGATTCTTCAGAAAAAGGAATCTGGATACGAAATTGTGAAGAAGTTGCTGTAAAGAACTGTGTGTTAGCAGGATTCGAGTATGGGATAGAGTCTTCTGACAGTATAGATATTGAATTATCAGAAAATGATGTTTCAATGAGTACAAAGGGAATAGAACTGAATAACACAGAAGCCGAAGTATGGAACAACTATCTGCATGAAAACTCTTATTATGGAATCCGGTTGTATCTTAGTGATGCATACGTCCATGATAATGAGATAATGCAGAACGTGGTGGGCGTTTTAATTATGATAAACCATGATTCTTTGATTTCGGATAACATCATAAGTAAGAATTCACAGGGAATGCATCTTGAGCGCAGCTCTAACAACGAGATCTATAACAATACCATAAATGAGAACTCACAATATGGTGTTTATATTAAGGATTCCAACGATAATCTGTTTTGGAGTAATATTTTTGATAATGCTGTGAACGTGTTCCATAAGGATGATTCATCTAATAATATTTGGAATTCTTCTATAGGCAATTGGTGGGGTGATTTTGAAAGCAATCCAGGCTATCCGGAATATTATAATGTTTATGGCGATGATGTTGACTACAAACCAATGTATGATGGAGATCTTGACGGTTATTGGACCTGGGAAGACTGCGATGATTCCAACTCAAATGTCAACCCCGGGATGGAAGAGAACTGCTCTACTAGTTATGATGATAATTGCGATGGAATAATAAATGAAGGATGTAGTTATCCAAAAATAATACTAAGACCATTTAAAGAAATTAGTAAATAA